The following are encoded together in the Poseidonibacter lekithochrous genome:
- a CDS encoding ATP-dependent helicase, translating to MSENLLSSLNDSQKIAAEHIDGSLLILAGAGSGKTKTITTRLAYLISIGIDPSSILTLTFTNKAAAEMRERAFSMINPEHINTPPLLCTFHKFGLLFLKFHMSELDRKNNFIIIDTDDKKRIIKSIDKEITTSLLVSEISKYKNTLISPEEAKSAAQLKLYQQIADVYEKYQAYLLKNNLVDFDDLLLLPYEILKKNEKLAQQTSDKYQYIMVDEYQDTNELQYKLLRKLCSNHNNLCVVGDDDQSIYGWRGATIKNILNFSEHFEGTTVVKLESNYRSTDTILDHANQLIEHNRDRLGKKLVGTRAKGDSIKVYESHDENEETRKLIDDIKKLLDTGVSARDVAILFRVNALSRSLEEGFNRAGLNYKLVGGMKFYERAEIKDLIAYFRILTNANDNFSLKRIVNKPKRGIGKTTIDKLDAKSQETKKSIFEIIQTFDADELATVVGKKNSRTLKVFEASVMDLKELLTKSKMQFLDSFEETFDYRASYDNVPDGFDRQANVDEFYGYIRDYFKQNPHLDLKDFLNEIALESENEEYHNEAISMMSIHASKGLEFKNLFIIGFEEGFFPITGDGSDIEEERRLGYVAITRAMDNLTLSFVHSRFYKGKRASLTKSRFLSESGLIKGCLTIEKHSSYKKGDLVQHKIFGMGRVQKACKAGKDYKLTINFGGSRRDILSSFVEKM from the coding sequence ATGTCGGAAAACTTACTATCATCACTTAATGATTCGCAAAAAATTGCTGCTGAACACATAGATGGTTCACTTTTAATTTTAGCAGGGGCAGGTTCTGGAAAAACTAAAACAATCACCACAAGACTTGCATATTTAATCTCAATTGGTATTGACCCAAGCTCAATTTTAACACTAACTTTTACAAATAAAGCCGCAGCTGAAATGCGTGAGCGAGCTTTTTCTATGATTAACCCTGAACATATAAATACACCACCTTTATTATGTACTTTTCATAAATTTGGATTGTTATTTTTAAAATTTCACATGAGCGAATTAGATAGAAAAAACAACTTTATTATCATTGATACTGATGATAAAAAAAGAATTATAAAATCAATAGATAAAGAGATAACAACATCACTGTTAGTTAGTGAAATATCTAAATACAAAAATACACTTATTTCTCCTGAAGAAGCAAAATCAGCAGCTCAATTAAAGCTGTATCAACAAATTGCAGATGTATATGAAAAATATCAAGCATACCTATTAAAAAATAATTTGGTTGACTTTGATGATTTATTATTATTACCATATGAAATTCTAAAAAAGAATGAAAAACTAGCACAACAAACTAGTGATAAATATCAATATATTATGGTTGATGAGTACCAAGATACAAATGAATTACAGTATAAACTTTTAAGAAAATTATGTTCAAATCACAATAACCTGTGTGTTGTTGGTGATGACGATCAATCAATTTATGGTTGGCGTGGTGCAACAATTAAAAATATTCTTAATTTCTCAGAGCACTTTGAGGGAACTACTGTTGTAAAACTTGAATCAAACTACAGATCAACAGATACTATTTTAGATCATGCTAATCAATTAATTGAGCATAATAGAGATAGATTAGGTAAAAAACTAGTAGGAACAAGAGCTAAGGGTGATTCTATTAAAGTATATGAATCACATGATGAAAATGAAGAGACTAGAAAACTAATTGATGATATTAAAAAGTTATTAGATACTGGTGTTAGTGCTAGAGATGTAGCTATTTTATTTAGAGTTAATGCCTTATCAAGATCACTTGAAGAAGGATTTAATAGAGCAGGGCTTAATTATAAATTAGTTGGTGGTATGAAGTTCTATGAAAGAGCAGAAATCAAAGATTTAATTGCTTATTTTAGAATTCTTACTAATGCTAATGATAACTTCTCATTAAAAAGAATTGTTAACAAACCAAAACGTGGTATTGGTAAAACAACAATTGATAAACTTGATGCAAAATCACAAGAAACAAAAAAATCTATTTTTGAGATTATTCAAACATTTGATGCTGATGAATTAGCTACTGTTGTAGGTAAGAAAAACTCAAGAACTCTTAAAGTATTTGAAGCATCTGTTATGGATTTAAAAGAACTTCTTACAAAATCTAAAATGCAATTTTTAGACTCTTTTGAAGAAACGTTTGATTATAGAGCCTCTTATGATAATGTACCTGATGGATTTGATAGACAAGCCAATGTTGATGAGTTCTATGGATATATTAGAGATTATTTCAAACAAAACCCTCATTTAGATTTAAAAGATTTTTTAAATGAAATTGCTTTAGAGAGTGAAAATGAAGAGTATCATAATGAAGCTATTTCAATGATGAGTATTCATGCATCTAAAGGTTTAGAATTTAAAAACCTATTTATTATTGGTTTTGAAGAAGGTTTCTTCCCTATTACAGGTGATGGATCTGATATTGAAGAAGAGAGAAGATTAGGATATGTAGCAATTACAAGAGCTATGGATAATCTTACTTTATCTTTTGTTCATTCAAGATTCTATAAAGGTAAAAGAGCCTCTTTAACTAAAAGTAGATTTTTAAGTGAATCTGGATTAATAAAAGGGTGTTTAACAATTGAAAAACACTCATCTTATAAAAAAGGTGATTTAGTTCAGCATAAGATTTTTGGAATGGGTAGAGTTCAAAAAGCTTGTAAAGCTGGAAAAGATTACAAACTTACAATTAATTTTGGCGGTTCGAGAAGAGATATCTTATCGTCATTCGTAGAGAAAATGTAA
- a CDS encoding DUF4006 family protein, whose protein sequence is MAGNTQMNENERGIFKLNGITGMLIATVLLLTILAVLVFNSVLVQQKEANNFYKINQDLNGLKMNSTDNHKQYQLVGTGK, encoded by the coding sequence ATGGCTGGAAATACACAAATGAACGAAAATGAAAGAGGTATCTTTAAACTTAATGGTATCACTGGAATGTTAATTGCTACAGTATTGTTATTAACAATATTAGCAGTTTTAGTATTCAATTCAGTATTAGTACAACAAAAAGAGGCTAACAATTTCTATAAAATCAACCAAGATTTAAATGGATTAAAAATGAATAGCACAGATAACCATAAACAGTACCAACTTGTTGGTACTGGTAAATAA
- the ccoN gene encoding cytochrome-c oxidase, cbb3-type subunit I, translated as MQNGAQIEYDYSVAKAFTFATILFGIIGMTVGVILAFQLAFPGLNNLAGEYGTFGRLRPLHTNGVAFGFALSGIFAGWYYISQRVLKVSLKESPFLMGVAKLHFVLYFITILLAVVTLFMGITTSKEYAELEWPLDILVVLWWVLWGISIFGLIGIRRERTLYISLWYFIATFLAVAMLYLFNNMEVPTALVSGYGSWIHSVSMYAGTNDALVQWWYGHNAVAFVFTTPIIALIYYFLPKESGQNVYSYKLSILAFWGLLFVYLWAGGHHLIYSTVPDWMQTMGSVMSVVLILPSWGSAINMLLTMKGEWQQLQTNTLIKFMVLASTFYMLSTIEGPIQAIKSVNAIAHFTDWIPGHVHDGVLGWVVFMIMAALFHMVPRMYKREIYSKSLMDTQFWLQTTGIVLYFTSMWIAGITQGMMWRAYDEYGSLVYSFIDTVIVLKPYYTIRAVGGLLYLVGFFMFAYNIYKTIKCGRVLDKEPVNATPVAA; from the coding sequence ATGCAAAACGGTGCACAAATTGAGTATGATTACTCAGTTGCAAAAGCCTTTACATTTGCAACAATTTTGTTTGGTATCATAGGTATGACAGTAGGTGTTATACTTGCGTTTCAATTGGCGTTCCCTGGACTAAATAATTTAGCTGGAGAGTATGGTACTTTTGGTAGATTAAGACCTTTACACACGAATGGTGTTGCATTTGGTTTTGCTCTAAGTGGTATTTTTGCGGGATGGTATTACATTTCACAAAGAGTTTTAAAGGTTTCTTTAAAAGAATCACCATTTTTAATGGGTGTTGCAAAGTTACACTTTGTTTTATACTTTATAACTATTCTATTAGCTGTAGTTACTCTTTTCATGGGTATTACAACTTCAAAAGAATATGCTGAATTAGAGTGGCCATTAGACATTTTAGTTGTTTTATGGTGGGTTTTATGGGGAATTTCAATTTTTGGTTTAATCGGAATTAGAAGAGAGAGAACATTATATATTTCTTTATGGTACTTCATTGCTACATTCTTAGCTGTTGCAATGTTATACTTATTTAATAATATGGAAGTTCCTACTGCTCTAGTTTCTGGTTATGGTTCATGGATTCACTCTGTTTCTATGTATGCTGGAACTAATGATGCACTAGTTCAATGGTGGTATGGACACAATGCTGTTGCATTCGTTTTCACAACTCCAATTATTGCGTTAATCTATTATTTCTTACCTAAGGAATCAGGACAAAACGTTTATTCATACAAGTTATCGATATTAGCATTCTGGGGATTGTTATTCGTATACCTTTGGGCAGGTGGACATCACCTTATTTACTCAACAGTACCAGACTGGATGCAAACAATGGGTTCTGTAATGTCAGTTGTATTAATTTTACCATCATGGGGATCAGCTATTAATATGCTTTTAACTATGAAAGGTGAGTGGCAACAATTACAAACAAACACATTAATTAAATTCATGGTATTAGCTTCAACTTTCTATATGTTATCAACTATTGAAGGACCAATTCAAGCAATTAAATCAGTAAATGCAATTGCGCACTTTACAGATTGGATTCCTGGACATGTTCACGATGGTGTACTTGGATGGGTTGTATTTATGATTATGGCTGCATTATTCCATATGGTTCCAAGAATGTATAAAAGAGAAATATACTCTAAATCATTAATGGATACTCAATTCTGGTTACAAACTACAGGTATCGTTTTATACTTTACATCTATGTGGATTGCAGGAATTACTCAAGGTATGATGTGGAGAGCTTACGATGAATATGGTTCATTAGTATACTCATTTATTGATACAGTTATTGTATTAAAACCATACTATACTATTAGAGCTGTTGGTGGATTATTATATCTAGTTGGATTCTTTATGTTCGCATACAACATTTACAAAACTATTAAATGTGGTAGAGTACTTGACAAAGAACCAGTTAATGCAACTCCAGTAGCTGCGTAA
- a CDS encoding PD-(D/E)XK nuclease family protein, whose protein sequence is MPFTLTIDELFKKSIILENKKYIDEEERFLFLKESIKSIDVSKLGISDNFTKFLKQNEYIYRFFLELASEKVDINDIKIADTYDYYYEHLEILSSIKDNYIKKLNENNCVDRLNIHEHFKINEKFLNKFSSIDLVFEGYFTKVEFDIIHAISNVIDLNIEFHSNEYNQKSIDVFRDLFDEDFELNKKYKISLKSKKILEVSEIINKVNSLEIKGFTSRINQIAYIKSSITKCVQDGIDPSTIALILPDESFASQLQLFDNEKYFNYAMGKDIKNYRLYEVAYSIHSYLNEHEIKNEKNLEYLKIDKIFIEKNIKVKWNKICTKEIFTFVCDFVRSCENNAEILEKYDEIIYKLNILLFSSNNEILLKDIYKIFLLRISEIKLDDVNAGKVTVLGLLETRAVNFETIIICDFNENFIPKKSIKDKFLSTKIKQMTKLPTSFDRELLQKYYYKRLIESSKNIFISYVNSASNQISRFANELFPKSIDEKIYDNYYRHILYNNHNISHFDENIIQRVDLTKITWSASSLKIFLQCKRKFYLQYILKLKEHTISLKPKAFELGDIVHSILEDYYKIDENSDDLTYERIERLFTKYTTSNPFLLLDLEIWKKKLYEFYLYDLKRLENRKIIGLERSFDIEFEGFKLKGIIDRVDQQDDTYEVLDYKTSSALKVDTLKNYEKSSDFQLEFYYLAMSEIYKTDKVNVYYYDLHNTKLIEEIALDKKLELLVEVFNSLKEMSNKEISFNKCEDKAVCNFCIYNTICDR, encoded by the coding sequence TTGCCATTTACACTTACAATTGATGAGCTTTTTAAAAAGTCTATTATTTTAGAAAATAAAAAATATATTGACGAAGAAGAAAGATTTCTCTTCCTTAAAGAATCAATTAAAAGTATAGATGTATCAAAATTAGGTATATCTGATAACTTTACTAAGTTTCTAAAACAAAATGAATATATTTATAGGTTTTTCCTAGAGCTTGCAAGTGAGAAAGTAGATATAAATGATATTAAAATTGCTGATACATATGATTATTATTATGAACATTTAGAAATATTATCATCAATTAAAGATAATTATATTAAAAAATTAAATGAAAATAATTGTGTAGATAGATTAAATATTCATGAACATTTTAAAATTAATGAAAAGTTTTTAAATAAATTTTCTTCAATTGATTTGGTATTTGAAGGATATTTTACTAAAGTAGAATTTGACATTATACATGCTATATCTAACGTAATTGATTTAAATATTGAATTTCATTCAAATGAATATAATCAAAAATCAATTGATGTATTTAGAGATTTATTTGATGAGGATTTTGAACTTAATAAAAAATATAAAATATCATTAAAGAGTAAAAAAATTCTAGAGGTCTCAGAAATAATAAATAAGGTTAATTCTTTAGAAATAAAGGGATTTACTTCAAGAATAAACCAAATTGCCTATATAAAATCTTCAATTACTAAATGTGTACAAGATGGAATTGATCCCTCTACTATAGCACTTATATTACCTGATGAGAGTTTTGCTTCACAATTGCAGTTATTTGACAATGAGAAGTACTTTAACTACGCTATGGGTAAAGATATTAAAAATTATAGATTGTATGAAGTTGCATATAGTATTCACAGCTATTTAAATGAACATGAAATAAAAAATGAAAAGAATTTAGAATATTTAAAAATAGACAAAATATTCATAGAAAAGAATATAAAAGTTAAATGGAATAAGATTTGTACAAAAGAGATTTTTACTTTTGTATGTGATTTTGTTCGTTCTTGTGAAAATAATGCTGAGATATTAGAAAAATATGATGAAATAATATATAAACTAAATATATTACTTTTCTCAAGTAATAATGAGATACTTTTAAAGGATATATATAAAATTTTCTTACTAAGAATTTCAGAAATCAAACTTGATGATGTTAATGCAGGGAAAGTAACTGTTTTAGGTTTATTAGAAACAAGAGCTGTAAATTTTGAAACTATAATTATTTGTGATTTTAATGAAAATTTTATTCCAAAAAAATCTATTAAAGATAAATTTTTATCAACAAAAATTAAACAGATGACTAAATTACCTACTTCTTTTGATAGGGAGTTATTACAAAAATACTATTATAAAAGATTAATTGAGTCATCAAAAAATATATTTATTTCTTATGTTAATTCAGCTTCTAATCAAATATCTAGATTTGCAAATGAGTTATTTCCTAAAAGTATAGATGAAAAAATATATGATAATTATTATAGACATATTTTATATAACAATCATAATATCTCACATTTTGATGAAAATATTATACAAAGAGTTGATTTAACAAAAATCACTTGGTCAGCTAGTTCACTAAAAATATTCTTACAATGTAAAAGAAAATTCTATTTACAATATATATTAAAACTAAAAGAGCACACAATATCATTAAAACCTAAAGCCTTTGAATTAGGTGATATTGTACATTCTATTCTTGAAGATTATTATAAAATTGATGAGAATTCGGATGATTTAACTTATGAGCGAATTGAAAGATTATTTACAAAATATACGACATCTAATCCATTTTTATTATTAGATTTAGAAATATGGAAAAAGAAGTTATATGAATTCTATTTATATGATTTAAAAAGACTTGAGAATAGAAAAATTATAGGACTAGAGAGGTCTTTTGATATAGAATTTGAAGGTTTTAAATTAAAAGGTATAATCGATAGAGTTGATCAACAAGATGACACTTATGAAGTCTTAGATTATAAGACTTCAAGTGCATTAAAAGTTGACACATTAAAAAATTATGAAAAGAGTAGTGACTTCCAGTTAGAGTTTTATTATCTAGCAATGAGTGAGATTTATAAAACAGATAAAGTTAATGTTTATTATTACGATTTACATAATACAAAGCTTATTGAAGAAATTGCTTTAGATAAAAAATTAGAACTATTAGTTGAAGTTTTTAATAGTTTAAAAGAGATGTCAAATAAAGAAATTTCTTTTAATAAATGTGAAGACAAAGCAGTTTGTAATTTTTGTATTTATAATACTATTTGTGATAGATAA
- a CDS encoding 4-(cytidine 5'-diphospho)-2-C-methyl-D-erythritol kinase — translation MEKKSYAKVNIFLKIAGKRDNYHELVSRFVRVHSLYDVISFVKTQRKAFDIIGDFGCKLESNTVYKAYNLLKEYDGVEEFFLTHSVKVEKNIPEFAGLGGGSSNAATFLIMVNEVCNLNLSKDELCDIAVKIGADVPFFVYEYDSANVTGIGEIVEKFDEDVLDIQTITPKIMCNTGEIFTLFRKNYYKQVSQEEANKLLSMKSLDIISEYDIKKANDLYEPAIEAKSELANYANKNWYFSGSGSSFFRINNG, via the coding sequence GTGGAAAAAAAATCTTATGCAAAAGTAAATATTTTTTTAAAAATTGCAGGGAAAAGAGATAACTATCATGAATTAGTATCAAGGTTTGTTAGGGTACATTCCTTATATGATGTTATCTCTTTTGTAAAAACCCAAAGGAAAGCATTTGATATTATAGGTGACTTTGGATGTAAACTAGAATCAAACACTGTATATAAAGCGTACAATTTATTAAAAGAGTATGATGGAGTTGAAGAGTTCTTTTTAACTCATAGTGTTAAAGTAGAAAAAAATATTCCAGAGTTTGCAGGTCTTGGTGGTGGAAGCTCTAATGCTGCTACTTTTTTGATTATGGTAAACGAAGTATGTAATTTAAATCTATCAAAAGATGAATTATGTGATATTGCAGTTAAAATTGGTGCAGATGTTCCTTTTTTTGTTTATGAGTATGATAGTGCAAATGTTACAGGCATTGGTGAGATTGTTGAAAAATTTGATGAAGATGTATTAGATATACAAACAATAACTCCAAAGATTATGTGTAATACCGGTGAGATATTTACTTTATTTAGAAAAAACTATTATAAACAAGTATCCCAAGAGGAAGCAAATAAATTATTATCAATGAAATCACTAGATATAATTAGTGAATATGATATAAAAAAAGCAAATGATTTATATGAACCAGCTATTGAAGCTAAAAGTGAATTGGCAAATTATGCTAATAAAAACTGGTATTTTAGTGGTAGTGGAAGTTCATTTTTTAGGATAAACAATGGCTAA
- a CDS encoding CcoQ/FixQ family Cbb3-type cytochrome c oxidase assembly chaperone, translating into MEYETLLTIQGYTKFFLILTVFIIFYAYAYSIYKRDKKGERDYEKYSNLVHDDSHISAPLEDRKNDKDIDNKEK; encoded by the coding sequence ATGGAATATGAAACATTACTAACGATACAAGGTTATACAAAGTTTTTTCTAATATTAACTGTTTTTATTATTTTCTACGCTTACGCTTATTCTATATATAAAAGGGATAAGAAAGGTGAAAGAGATTATGAAAAGTATTCGAATCTTGTACATGATGATTCTCATATTTCAGCTCCTCTTGAAGATAGAAAAAATGATAAAGATATAGATAATAAGGAGAAATAG
- the truB gene encoding tRNA pseudouridine(55) synthase TruB encodes MQKRLYNKEPLNKLLVGNKPMFMSSNSYLNRIKRKYKNKKAGFSGTLDPFANGCLIIAFGQYSKLFKYMAKTPKSYRAVVWLGAQSESLDTENMISIEDEKKIDLTLIKNEIENLVGTHEYYPPKFSAKKIDGKRAYDLAREGIEFEMKKSSMTITNTKFISYNHPFITFESTVTEGSYIRSLAQILLEKLNSKGTLSYLRRLNEGKFFYENEKDLNPLDYIDLERNKYSGTKEWLFDGKKISIDYLERKDDGKYLIVFDDFFSIIEIENNEVTYLLNKVTL; translated from the coding sequence TTGCAAAAAAGACTTTATAATAAAGAACCCCTAAATAAACTATTAGTTGGTAATAAACCAATGTTTATGAGTTCAAACTCTTATTTAAATAGAATAAAAAGAAAATACAAAAATAAAAAGGCTGGTTTCTCAGGAACTTTAGATCCTTTTGCTAATGGATGTTTGATTATTGCATTTGGGCAATACTCAAAACTTTTTAAGTATATGGCTAAAACACCTAAATCATATAGAGCTGTTGTATGGTTGGGAGCTCAATCTGAATCTTTAGATACTGAAAATATGATTAGTATAGAAGATGAGAAAAAGATTGATTTAACTTTAATCAAAAATGAAATAGAAAACCTAGTAGGTACACATGAATATTACCCTCCTAAGTTTTCTGCTAAAAAGATTGATGGAAAAAGAGCATATGACTTAGCACGAGAGGGTATTGAGTTTGAAATGAAGAAGTCTTCTATGACTATTACTAACACAAAGTTTATTTCTTATAATCATCCCTTTATAACTTTTGAATCTACAGTTACAGAAGGCTCATATATAAGAAGTCTTGCTCAAATATTACTAGAGAAGTTAAACTCTAAAGGAACTCTATCTTATTTAAGAAGACTTAATGAAGGTAAATTCTTTTATGAGAATGAAAAAGACTTAAATCCTTTAGATTATATTGATTTAGAAAGAAATAAATACTCAGGTACAAAAGAGTGGCTTTTTGATGGTAAAAAGATTTCTATTGATTATTTAGAAAGAAAAGACGATGGTAAATACCTAATTGTTTTCGATGACTTTTTTAGTATAATTGAGATTGAAAATAACGAAGTTACATATCTTCTTAATAAGGTTACTTTATAG
- a CDS encoding c-type cytochrome, translating to MKSMIIGGIILIIALMAGTYFAAGDAFIGDDYINSLTMLGAIAIITITVFVALKYINQMKNDTASGDLAEERWDGIGEYKNPVPTGWALAFIGSIIWMFWYFTVGYPINGFSQIGQWNEETIEYNQKFESKWQNPSQETLEAMGQSTYLVQCSPCHGVDAEGIEGKAQNLTKRIAKEQVVHVINNGSNSLTTAYPGGMPGGMAFGPDVDVIAEYVAGGFKGEQPAAYAVCAGCHGVDGKGMPYVAPNIREYDDALVIAVLKDGKKSNIGSMPSFDGRLNETQQKALAAYLRSLGE from the coding sequence ATGAAATCTATGATTATAGGTGGAATTATTCTTATCATCGCTTTAATGGCAGGAACTTACTTTGCGGCAGGTGATGCTTTTATCGGCGATGATTATATTAATAGCTTAACAATGCTAGGGGCAATTGCAATTATTACAATTACTGTATTTGTTGCGTTAAAGTATATTAATCAAATGAAAAATGATACTGCTAGTGGTGATTTAGCAGAAGAAAGATGGGATGGTATTGGTGAATATAAAAACCCTGTTCCAACTGGATGGGCATTAGCATTTATTGGTTCAATCATTTGGATGTTCTGGTACTTCACTGTTGGTTATCCAATTAATGGGTTCTCTCAAATTGGACAATGGAATGAAGAGACTATTGAATATAACCAAAAGTTTGAGTCAAAATGGCAAAATCCATCTCAAGAGACTTTAGAAGCAATGGGTCAATCTACATACTTAGTACAGTGTTCACCTTGTCATGGTGTTGATGCTGAAGGTATTGAAGGAAAAGCTCAAAACTTAACTAAAAGAATTGCAAAAGAACAAGTTGTTCATGTAATTAATAATGGTTCAAATAGCTTAACAACTGCATATCCAGGTGGTATGCCAGGTGGAATGGCATTTGGTCCTGATGTTGATGTAATTGCTGAATATGTAGCTGGTGGATTCAAAGGTGAACAACCTGCAGCATACGCAGTATGTGCTGGATGTCATGGTGTAGATGGTAAAGGTATGCCTTACGTTGCTCCAAACATTAGAGAATACGATGATGCTTTAGTTATTGCAGTTTTAAAAGATGGTAAAAAATCAAATATTGGTTCAATGCCTAGCTTTGATGGAAGACTTAATGAAACTCAACAGAAAGCTTTAGCGGCTTACCTTAGAAGTTTAGGAGAGTAA
- the ccoO gene encoding cytochrome-c oxidase, cbb3-type subunit II, with translation MFHWFEQRPFFFAVLVFVFISFAGIIEVIPDFAKQSRPTVGTKPYSVLELAGRQVYIKESCNACHSQLVRPFKSETDRYGMYSLSGEYAYDRPFLWGSKRTGPDLWRVGNYRTTDWHENHMMDPASVVPGTVMPAYPHQFENIADLDTAYAEAYTVKTVFATPYDQDLNGDGKVDVELGEYNSAIANAKADAAAIAADMKNQAVKDAVAKGQIPEIVALIAYLNSLK, from the coding sequence ATGTTTCATTGGTTTGAACAAAGACCGTTTTTCTTTGCGGTATTAGTATTCGTATTTATTTCATTTGCAGGGATCATCGAAGTAATTCCAGATTTCGCAAAACAATCAAGACCAACAGTAGGTACAAAACCTTATTCTGTTCTTGAATTAGCTGGTAGACAAGTATATATCAAAGAATCTTGTAATGCTTGTCACTCGCAATTAGTAAGACCATTTAAATCAGAGACTGATAGATATGGTATGTATTCATTATCTGGTGAATATGCTTATGATAGACCATTTTTATGGGGATCAAAAAGAACTGGACCAGATTTATGGAGAGTTGGAAATTACAGAACTACAGATTGGCATGAGAATCATATGATGGATCCAGCTTCTGTTGTTCCAGGAACAGTAATGCCAGCTTACCCACACCAATTTGAGAATATCGCAGACTTAGATACAGCGTATGCAGAAGCATACACAGTAAAAACTGTATTTGCTACGCCATATGATCAAGATTTAAATGGTGATGGAAAAGTTGACGTTGAATTAGGTGAGTATAACTCAGCTATTGCAAATGCTAAAGCAGATGCTGCAGCAATTGCAGCTGATATGAAAAATCAAGCTGTAAAAGACGCTGTTGCAAAAGGTCAAATTCCTGAAATAGTTGCATTAATTGCATATTTAAATTCTTTAAAATAG
- the smpB gene encoding SsrA-binding protein SmpB, giving the protein MAKKEKKKNLEFKNKKAWHDFTILEQFEAGIVLEGSEVKAVRDGRVNLKDTFIRIIKGEVFLFNMHISHLSTAHTTYRPDERRERKLLLHKNQIGKMFSKVTKDGMTIVALKLYFNARNMLKMQIAIAEGKKLHDKREDLKRKTMQRETQIALKNWK; this is encoded by the coding sequence ATGGCTAAAAAAGAAAAAAAGAAAAACTTAGAGTTTAAAAACAAAAAAGCTTGGCATGACTTTACAATACTTGAACAGTTTGAAGCAGGAATTGTTTTAGAAGGTAGTGAAGTAAAAGCTGTAAGAGATGGTAGAGTTAATTTAAAAGATACTTTTATTCGTATAATCAAAGGTGAAGTATTCTTATTTAATATGCATATCTCTCATTTAAGTACAGCTCATACAACATATAGACCAGATGAAAGACGTGAAAGAAAACTGCTTTTACATAAAAATCAAATTGGTAAAATGTTTTCAAAAGTTACAAAAGATGGAATGACAATTGTAGCTTTAAAACTTTACTTTAATGCAAGAAATATGCTTAAGATGCAAATTGCAATTGCAGAGGGTAAAAAACTTCATGATAAAAGAGAAGATTTAAAGAGAAAAACAATGCAAAGAGAGACTCAAATAGCTCTTAAAAACTGGAAATAA